The following proteins come from a genomic window of Peptoniphilus equinus:
- a CDS encoding sigma-70 family RNA polymerase sigma factor codes for MTYESFERILETVMACPTHEAQMALILAVKPLILAQMQRYCPVSSEYEDLFHDGCVVVLECLRRYDPKKGRFLNLIKNYLRYYYLETFRYLSVKTARETSKDGALERIADEADVTEGLFSEETGKALREALQRLTVREREVVLYYYRDGLSHKAIGERLGLAPRTVINAKARALKKLKTELM; via the coding sequence ATGACCTACGAATCGTTTGAACGTATTTTAGAGACTGTGATGGCGTGTCCCACCCATGAGGCGCAGATGGCGCTGATTCTTGCGGTGAAGCCGCTGATCCTCGCCCAGATGCAGCGGTACTGTCCGGTGAGCTCGGAGTATGAGGATTTGTTTCACGACGGATGTGTGGTGGTACTGGAGTGCTTGCGGCGCTACGACCCCAAGAAGGGGAGGTTTTTAAATTTGATTAAGAACTATCTTCGCTATTACTATTTGGAAACTTTTCGCTACCTGAGTGTGAAGACCGCCCGGGAGACCTCAAAGGACGGTGCGTTGGAGCGCATTGCCGACGAGGCGGATGTGACAGAGGGACTCTTTAGCGAGGAGACAGGAAAGGCGCTTCGAGAGGCACTTCAAAGACTGACAGTGCGGGAGCGGGAGGTGGTGCTCTACTACTATCGAGACGGCTTGTCTCACAAGGCTATCGGTGAGCGACTGGGTCTTGCGCCGCGCACGGTGATTAACGCCAAAGCGAGAGCTCTTAAAAAACTGAAAACTGAACTTATGTGA
- a CDS encoding InlB B-repeat-containing protein → MDKRVGKVALALVLLGGTVTPALAQEMTVPRDNVKIQWLVDKGWVIGRGDVGYELDKTITRAEFTKMIVVGENLEASAETKKVSASKFTDVDTTYWANGYINAAVEKGFIKGYEDGTFRPDDKIKYSEILAMLSRLHPAFKEVTTVEPWYAPYVTFSKANGILEGVDIPNQDYTLDGLREETFELIYNLYHNRKVEVAKKTTVTTPAPVYRWVSAPGRWEVGNIVPPHADYHRVNFYVDGSLYSTQTTREYVTAPKSPVKSGKTFIGWVDSLGSRFNFTAPVYRDINLYARFEETVQPVESYYVNFNTAGGSAVNGLWVTKGQTVARPADPTRPGYTFLGWTLNGDMYRFNTPVYSNMTLTASWTKDPVVDPVVNHTVTYDYNGGTGTMTTETVEDGKFATLPTPTTAPTGPDGNALTFEGWYDGETRYTKDMPVARDMTLKATWSMAAAPLEPADPIVVNHTVTYDYNGGTGTMTKETVEDGKFATLPTPITTPTDPNGNALTFEGWYDGETRYTKDMPVARDMTLKATWSMAAALIEPADPIVVNHTVTYDYNGGTGTMTTETVEDGKFATLPTPTTAPTDPDGNALTFEGWYDGETRYTKDMPVDRDMTLKATWSMAAASLEPADPIVVNHTVTYDYNGGTGTMTTETVEDGKFATLPTPTTAPTGPDGNALTFEGWYDGETRYTKDMPVARDMTLKATWSMAAALIEPAMEKRTVTFDTDGGTAVEPVTVTQGEVAEAPTAPTKTGFTFAGWTLQGEAYDFTAPINDNITLTAQWVKDPEQWATVTFKTFDFAEPVAAVEVLKGQALGTNPSVTLKYDEMDTFKGWTTGGDAPLKTDVSQDVVNGNTEYVGIFSRDVLLTLADGETLNPIADQQDLYSGIELLSGMDGTLTSRPLTDDEKTELISHIPYGYKLSTAAWASNLNTFEITRRDGTETMPTVPVVLVYVDKFLEFTATFNTDGGTPQPKDQTIREGGSFTRPQDPQKEGFTFLEWRVSGETKAFDFATPPKTGVNLVAIYKENPVDPTLMSDADKTAIDQAFETLMAATVKAVNGNAKNVYYHVDYTAGKPGHYDVAINPEHGDVYITKTVSERAGLPTAMVNFITAGHWKRGDVPETLSKVKVTNVNDVSKSRFIEREDLVRLSKGELSAAAGILKYFLPETPQFLKELPGNEVQIDYYYVKDGKTYIKTDIVTFTDDYK, encoded by the coding sequence GGGAAAACTTGGAAGCGTCCGCCGAGACTAAAAAGGTGTCTGCATCCAAGTTTACTGACGTCGACACAACCTACTGGGCCAATGGTTATATCAACGCCGCTGTGGAAAAAGGTTTTATAAAAGGCTATGAAGACGGCACTTTTAGACCGGACGACAAGATTAAGTACAGCGAAATTCTCGCCATGTTGTCTCGTCTGCACCCGGCTTTTAAAGAAGTCACTACTGTAGAACCGTGGTATGCACCCTATGTCACTTTCAGTAAAGCAAACGGCATTCTGGAAGGCGTGGACATTCCAAACCAAGACTACACCCTGGATGGACTCCGTGAAGAAACCTTTGAGCTTATCTATAATCTGTACCACAACCGTAAAGTGGAGGTAGCGAAGAAGACCACTGTCACCACACCGGCACCGGTCTACCGTTGGGTGTCTGCGCCGGGAAGATGGGAAGTGGGGAACATCGTGCCGCCGCACGCTGACTATCACCGAGTGAATTTCTATGTGGACGGCAGTCTCTACAGCACCCAAACGACACGAGAGTATGTCACTGCACCGAAAAGCCCTGTTAAATCTGGCAAGACATTTATCGGCTGGGTGGACAGCTTGGGAAGTAGGTTCAATTTTACCGCGCCTGTCTATAGGGACATCAACCTCTATGCCCGTTTTGAAGAGACGGTTCAACCGGTTGAGAGCTACTATGTCAATTTCAACACTGCCGGCGGCTCTGCGGTAAATGGCTTGTGGGTCACAAAAGGACAGACTGTGGCACGACCTGCCGATCCGACTCGACCAGGCTATACTTTCTTAGGTTGGACATTAAACGGTGACATGTATCGTTTTAATACACCGGTCTACAGCAACATGACTTTGACGGCCAGTTGGACGAAAGATCCGGTAGTTGATCCTGTGGTCAACCACACCGTGACCTATGACTATAATGGCGGGACAGGAACGATGACGACAGAAACCGTCGAAGACGGGAAGTTTGCTACACTGCCGACGCCGACTACGGCACCGACGGGTCCTGACGGTAACGCCCTCACCTTTGAGGGATGGTATGACGGAGAGACGCGCTACACGAAAGACATGCCGGTAGCTCGGGATATGACCTTAAAGGCAACGTGGAGCATGGCGGCGGCACCACTGGAACCGGCTGATCCCATTGTGGTCAACCACACCGTGACCTATGACTATAATGGCGGGACAGGGACGATGACAAAAGAAACCGTAGAGGACGGGAAGTTTGCTACACTGCCGACGCCGATCACGACACCGACGGATCCTAACGGCAACGCCCTCACCTTTGAGGGATGGTATGACGGAGAGACGCGCTACACGAAAGACATGCCGGTAGCTCGGGATATGACCTTGAAGGCAACGTGGAGCATGGCGGCGGCATTAATAGAACCGGCTGATCCTATTGTGGTCAACCACACTGTGACCTATGACTATAATGGCGGAACAGGAACGATGACGACAGAAACCGTCGAAGATGGCAAGTTTGCCACACTGCCGACGCCGACCACGGCACCGACGGATCCTGACGGCAACGCCCTCACCTTTGAGGGATGGTATGACGGAGAGACGCGCTATACGAAAGACATGCCGGTAGATCGGGATATGACCTTGAAGGCAACGTGGAGCATGGCGGCGGCATCACTGGAACCGGCTGATCCTATTGTGGTCAACCACACTGTGACCTATGACTATAATGGCGGGACAGGGACGATGACGACAGAAACCGTCGAAGACGGCAAGTTTGCCACACTGCCGACGCCGACTACGGCACCGACGGGTCCTGACGGTAACGCCCTCACCTTTGAGGGATGGTATGACGGAGAGACGCGCTACACGAAAGACATGCCGGTAGCTCGGGATATGACCTTGAAGGCAACGTGGAGCATGGCGGCGGCATTAATAGAACCGGCTATGGAAAAACGTACGGTGACCTTTGATACCGATGGCGGGACAGCCGTTGAGCCTGTGACAGTGACGCAGGGTGAGGTTGCCGAGGCACCGACGGCGCCGACCAAAACAGGTTTTACGTTCGCTGGATGGACATTACAGGGTGAAGCCTATGATTTTACCGCACCGATCAATGACAATATCACTTTGACAGCTCAATGGGTGAAAGACCCTGAGCAGTGGGCAACGGTCACCTTTAAGACCTTTGACTTTGCAGAGCCTGTTGCGGCGGTGGAAGTGCTTAAAGGACAGGCCTTAGGCACCAATCCGTCCGTCACGTTAAAGTATGATGAGATGGATACGTTTAAAGGGTGGACGACAGGCGGCGATGCACCGCTCAAGACCGATGTATCTCAAGACGTCGTCAACGGGAACACGGAATATGTGGGTATCTTCAGTCGCGATGTGTTGTTGACCTTAGCTGATGGCGAGACACTAAACCCTATTGCAGATCAGCAAGATCTGTATTCCGGGATTGAATTGTTATCCGGCATGGACGGCACGCTCACCTCTCGGCCGCTAACGGACGATGAAAAAACGGAACTTATCAGCCATATTCCGTATGGCTATAAGTTGTCAACTGCAGCCTGGGCAAGTAATTTAAATACTTTCGAAATTACCCGCCGAGATGGAACGGAGACTATGCCGACGGTGCCTGTGGTACTGGTTTATGTAGATAAGTTTTTAGAATTCACCGCGACATTTAACACAGATGGTGGCACGCCGCAACCGAAGGACCAAACGATTCGCGAAGGAGGCAGCTTTACACGTCCTCAAGATCCTCAAAAAGAGGGCTTTACCTTCTTAGAGTGGCGGGTATCAGGGGAAACTAAAGCCTTTGATTTCGCTACGCCACCGAAGACCGGCGTCAATTTGGTTGCCATCTACAAAGAAAATCCTGTCGATCCGACACTCATGAGCGATGCGGACAAGACAGCGATTGATCAGGCCTTTGAAACACTTATGGCGGCAACGGTTAAAGCTGTCAACGGCAATGCGAAAAATGTGTATTATCACGTCGATTACACGGCAGGCAAGCCGGGACACTATGACGTGGCGATTAATCCTGAACACGGTGATGTATATATTACCAAGACCGTTTCTGAGCGCGCAGGATTGCCTACAGCGATGGTGAATTTTATCACGGCGGGACACTGGAAACGGGGCGACGTGCCGGAAACTTTGTCCAAGGTGAAAGTGACAAATGTGAACGACGTGTCGAAGTCGCGGTTTATTGAGCGGGAGGATCTTGTCCGACTGAGTAAAGGCGAGCTGTCTGCGGCCGCGGGGATTTTGAAATACTTCTTACCGGAGACTCCGCAATTTTTAAAAGAGCTTCCGGGCAATGAGGTTCAAATTGATTACTACTATGTCAAAGACGGCAAGACCTATATCAAAACGGACATTGTTACCTTCACTGACGACTATAAGTAA